The proteins below come from a single Micromonas commoda chromosome 8, complete sequence genomic window:
- a CDS encoding predicted protein, translating into MRSHATAPARLSARGALGSSGQLSKTRAATRNARRAVTRAAGAPAASAEKRTATNALTKKDLVAYLESGCKPKSQIGTEHEKFGYQLANLRPMEYDAHVAKLLHALVDRFDWEPITESGNIIGCKLNGQSVTLEPGGQFELSGAPLANLHQTCAEVHSHLYQVKTVAKEIGVSFLGLGFQPKWSVADTPVMPKGRYKIMKEYMPKRGNKGLDMMFRTCTIQVNLDFESEEDMVRKFRTSLALQPIATALFANSPFCDGKPSGQKSLRSDVWTDTDPDRTGSLQWVFEDDFGFDRYAEYVLDVPMYFVYRDGVYHDVTGESFRAFMRGELPQFPGEYPTLDDWEQHLTTCFPEVRLKRYMEMRGADGGPWGNICALPAVWVGLLYDETALANAEALVADWTPEEREYLRVAVTKDGLQTKFRDGTVQDIAVEMVRISKEGLTRRGCNEENFVDGLMEMATSGQTQADKLLDAYVNKWGMDIDRVYNELSY; encoded by the exons atgcgctcgcacgcgacggcgccggcgcgcctcagcgcgcggggcgccctCGGCTCGTCCGGGCAACTGTCGAAAACGCGGGCCGCCACGCgaaacgcgcgtcgcgccgtgactcgcgccgcgggggcgcccgccgcgagcgccgagaaGCGAACGGCGACCAACGCGCTCACCAAGAAGGATCTCGTGGCCTACCTCGAGTCCGGCTGCAAGCCCAAATCCCA GATCGGCACCGAGCACGAGAAGTTCGGGTACCAGCTCGCGAACCTCCGCCCCATGGAGtacgacgcgcacgtcgccaaGCTCCTTCACGCCCTGGTGGACAGGTTCGACTGGGAGCCAATCACGGAATCCGGCAACATCATCGGGTGCAAGCTCAACGGCCAGAGCGTCAcgctcgagcccggcggCCAGTTCGAGctctccggcgcgcccctcgccaaCCTGCACCAGACCTGCGCCGAGGTCCACTCGCACCTCTACCAGGTCAAGACGGTCGCCAAAGAGATTGGCGTGTCgttcctcgggctcgggttcCAACCCAAGTGGTCCGTCGCCGATACCCCCGTGATGCCCAAGGGCCGATACAAGATCATGAAAGAGTACATGCCCAAGCGGGGTAACAAGGGACTGGACATGATGTTCCGGACGTGCACCATCCAGGTCAACCTGGATTtcgagtccgaggaggacatgGTGCGAAAGTTTCGAACCAGCCTGGCGCTCCAACCaatcgccaccgcgctcttTGCCAACTCGCCCTTTTGCGACGGCAAGCCGAGCGGGCAGAAATCCTTACGCTCGGACGTGTGGACGGACACTGACCCGGACCGTACCGGGTCCCTGCAGTGGGTCTTCGAGGACGACTTCGGCTTCGACAGGTACGCCGAGTACGTGCTGGACGTGCCCATGTACTTTGTCTACCGCGACGGGGTGTACCACGACGTGACGGGCGAATCTTTTCGGGCATTCATGCGCGGGGAGCTCCCGCAGTTCCCCGGCGAGTACCCCACTTTGGACGACTGGGAGCAGCACCTCACGACGTGCTTCCCCGAGGTGCGCCTGAAGCGGTACATGGAgatgcgcggcgcggacggaggGCCGTGGGGGAACATTTGCGCGCTCCCCGCGGTGTGGGTAGGTTTGCTCTACGATGAAACCGCGCTGGCGAACGCagaggcgctcgtggcggactggacgccggaggagcgcgagtaCCTGCGCGTGGCGGTGACGAAGGACGGGCTTCAGACGAAGTTCCGGGACGGTACGGTGCAGGACATCGCGGTGGAGATGGTGCGAATCTCGAAGGAGGGTTTGACTCGGCGGGGGTGCAACGAGGAAAACTTCGTGGACGGCTTGATGGagatggcgacgagcggaCAGACGCAGGCGGACAAGCTGCTGGACGCGTACGTGAACAAGTGGGGCATGGACATCGACAGGGTGTACAACGAGCTCTCCTACTGA
- a CDS encoding predicted protein: MSAPRGADAPPLPGRLDPARTAVFVCDVQERFRTVIHGFDHCVHVSSMMLRAGKILGMPAVVTEQYPERLGATVDELAPNLDPRAPPVAKKLFSMITPEVDERLGGMNRDQAVLMGLESHVCVFQTAMDLMARGWEVHVLVDGVSSQRPTDRAVALRRLEASGAMLSTSEMALFDLLKTAEAENFKAVSAIVREKRPEPPLPSL, from the coding sequence ATGTCCGCCCCGCGTGGCGCCGATGCCCCACCCCTCCCCGGGAGGCTCGATCCCGCGAGGACCGCCGTCTTCGTGTGCGACGTCCAGGAGCGCTTCCGCACCGTCATCCACGGATTCGACCACTGCGTGCACGTCTCGTCGATGATGTTGCGCGCGGGGAAGATCCTCGGCAtgcccgccgtcgtcaccgaGCAGTAtcccgagcgcctcggcgccacggtggatgagctcgcgccgaatctcgacccgcgcgccccgcccgtcgcgaagaAGCTGTTCAGCATGATAACCCCGGAGGTGGACGAACGCTTGGGGGGCATGAACCGCGATCAGGCGGTGCTGATGGGGCTGGAGTCGCACGTGTGCGTGTTCCAGACGGCGATGGACCTGATGGCCAGGGGATGGGAGGTGCAcgtgctcgtcgacggcgtcagcTCGCAGCGGCCGACGGACAGGGCGGTCGCGCTGAGGCGACtcgaggcgagcggcgcgatgctGAGCACGTCGGAGATGGCGCTGTTCGACCTTCTcaagacggcggaggcggagaacTTCAAGGCGGTGTCGGCGATTGTGAGAGAGAAGCGACCCGAACCGCCGCTCCCTTCGTTGTGA
- a CDS encoding bile Acid:Na+ symporter family (sodium ion:bile acid symporter) produces the protein MLGMGLTLELDDFLDAVKKPKQVALGVALQYTIMPTLGLVIGKLFPVARPVAVGLILVGCCPGGTASNLVTYLGRANVALSVVLTTASTFLACALTPLMTKTLAGTLVPVPASGLFASTLQVVLLPILGGLALKRWFPEAVKKVTPFCPPFAVATVALVCSSVIGSSSVAIASAGGALIAAVATLHACGFALGYGVACAFGFPEPDRRTVSIEVGMQNSALGVVLATAHFADPLVAVPCAISATVHSCLGSALAGTWRALDDGKNRA, from the coding sequence ATGCTCGGCATGGGACTCACGCTCGAGTTGGACGACTttctcgacgccgtcaagaAACCGAAACAGGTCGCGCTCGGAGTCGCGCTGCAGTACACGATCATGCCCACGCTCGGTCTCGTCATCGGCAAACtcttccccgtcgcccggcccgtcgccgtgggcCTCATCCTGGTCGGGTGCTGCCCCGGGGGCACCGCGAGTAACCTCGTCACCTACCTCGGCCGAGCCAACGTAGCGCTCTCCGTGGTTTTgaccacggcgtcgacgtttCTGGCGTGCGCGCTGACGCCTCTGATGACGAAGACGCTGGCGGGGACGCTGGTGCCGGTGCCCGCGTCCGGGTTGTTCGCCAGCACGCTTCAGGTGGTGCTGCTGCCCATACTCGGCGGGTTAGCGCTGAAGCGGTGGTTCCCGGAGGCGGTGAAAAAGGTTACGCCGTTTTGCccgcccttcgccgtcgccaccgtcgcgctcgtgtgTTCCAGCGTCatcggctcctcctccgtcgccatcgcctccgcgggcggcgcgctcatcgccgcggttgCGACGCTGCACGCGTGCGGGTTCGCGCTCGGGtacggcgtcgcgtgcgcgttTGGATTTCCCGAGCCCGATCGTCGGACGGTGTCCATCGAGGTTGGGATGCAAAAcagcgcgctcggcgtcgtgctcgcgacggcgcactTCGCGGATCCGCTCGTGGCGGTGCCGTGCGCGATATCGGCGACGGTGCACTCGTGCCTGGGGAGCGCGCTGGCGGGGACGTGGCGCGCGTTGGACGATGGGAAGAACAGGGCGTGA